A genomic window from Chrysoperla carnea chromosome 3, inChrCarn1.1, whole genome shotgun sequence includes:
- the LOC123296973 gene encoding protein croquemort-like, which yields MTCVDHNSKMKMYVTSIFFIIIGIIFTIIGMILVLTWPSLFDYILHNQLSLTPGSKTFKMWQKNPIPLYLDFYFYNWTNANELKNPNVKPNFEQIGPYRFKEEKFKVNITWNSNDTVSFKQQRYWYFVPEESNGALEDVITTINVVAVTAAFQTRYEGYFTQQGLSLTLSAIADLTVDRSISQLLFEGYEDPLINMAKTMENLQHLEIPPYDKFGWFYERNGTRDFDGVFNMGTGEEDPTDFGVLKNWNFNSRTRFYKNECSMVNGSAGEFWPINPEPTEITLFSNDLCRSITYEYEKNVSVEGLNGYKFTAGDKLMDNGTMYPENKCFCNGECVPSGSVNASACRYGAPAFVSFPHFYNADLSYTNKIEGMHPQKKKHSFYITLEPKTGIPLDVAARLQINILLQPFEHVALFRNVPKLFIPVLWFEQKARISPDMANDLKQLLSIPEIGCYVNWGMLSFGLLILLIVILNFYINYKSEDKAEKMISRWGQNGTHRQMIKTGELPTANGVKSASIYTE from the exons AGGAtctaaaacattcaaaatgtGGCAAAAGAATCCAATACCattatatttagatttttatttttataattggacGAACgcaaatgaattgaaaaatccAAATGTGAAGCCTAACTTTGAACAg attGGTCCTTATCGTTTTAAAGaggaaaaatttaaagtaaatataacaTGGAATTCAAATGACACCGTTAGTTTTAAGCAACAACGATATTGGTATTTTGTGCCAGAAGAAAGTAATGGCGCATTGGAAGAtgtaattacaacaattaatGTAGTGGCAGTT acagCAGCTTTTCAAACTCGATATGAAGGATACTTTACACAACAAGGCTTATCATTGACATTATCCGCAATAGCAGATCTTACCGTTGATCGATCAATCagtcaattattatttgaaggATACGAAGACCCGTTAATTAATATGGCAAAGACAATGGAAAATTTGCAACATCTAGAAATTCCACCATATGATAAATTTGGTTGGTTTTATGAG cgTAATGGTACACGTGATTTTGATGGTGTATTTAATATGGGAACTGGCGAAGAAGATCCAACAGACTTTGGTGTATTGAAGAATTGGAACTTTAACAGCCGCACCAGATTCTATAAAAATGAGTGCAGTATGGTAAATGGTTCTGCTGGAGAATTTTGGCCAATAAATCCAGAACCAACAGAgattacattattttcaaatgatttatgCAGAAGTATTACCTATGAATATGAGAAAAATGTGTCTGTTGAAGGTTTAAATGGATATAAATTTACTGCTGGTGATAAACTTATGGATAATGGTACTATGTATCccgaaaataaatgtttttgtaatggGGAATGTGTTCCATCTGGTTCAGTAAATGCATCGGCATGTCGTTATGGTGCTCCAGCATTTGTTTCTTTCCCACATTTCTATAATGCTGATTTGTcttacacaaataaaattgaaggaATGCATccacaaaaaaagaaacatagtttttatattactttagAACCG AAAACTGGCATTCCATTAGACGTGGCTGcaagattacaaataaatattttattacaaccaTTCGAACATGTAGC attatttagaaatgtaccaaaattatttataccggTACTTTGGTTTGAACAAAAGGCAAGAATTTCACCAGATATGGCAAACGATTTAAAACAACTGTTATCGATACCAGAAATTGGATGCTACGTAAATTGGGGAATGCTTTCATTTGGATTACTTATTTTACTTATAGTTATATTAAACttctatattaattataaatcagaAGATAAGGCAGAGAAAATGATTTCTCGTTGGGGTCAAAATGGTACACATAGACAGATGATAAAAACTGGTGAATTACCAACGGCAAATGGTGTAAAATCTGCCAGTATTTACACTGAATGA